GGGCGATGCGGCTGACCCTGTGGCAGGCCCACCCGGAACCGGAAATCGTAGCATTCGCGCGGCGCACCAACGTCGGGCTTCACCATCTGGCAATGACGGTCGAGAGCGAGGCGCGATTGAATGACCTGGCGCAAACCCTGCGTGACTATCCGGGCGTCACCATCGAATTCATGCCCGAACTCGTCGGGCAGGGACCGCGCCGGCACATGATATTTACCGACCCCGGCGGGCTGCGGCTTGAATTGATCTGGGACGGTGCGGATTAGGCCGCGGCAATTGACAGCAGCAGGTCGTTCAGCGGCCATAGCTGCGTGAAAGCGGCGCGCAAATCGCTGTTCACTGCGCCCATGCGGGGCAAGTTGCCGGACATCACGAAGCCCTTGTATTTCAGCAATTCGCCCTGCGGATGGTCCGCCGCGAAGGCCGGTGGCACCCGTTTGAGATCGGGCGCGCGCGGGGCATACCCGTGGGCGGCGACGCCCGCGATGATCCCGGCCACGCGCGCGCCGTCCAGATCAACAAACTTGCGCCAATCCTCAAGCACGGGTTTGTCAAAGCCCATCATCCCCGCGCCTACGGTCACATACTCAGGTGCAATGCCAAAGAAAAATACCGGATCCTGACGGCCACCGCCAGCCACGCTCCACATCATATGCAGGTGGGTGTTGTAGGGGGTCTTGTCCTTGGAAAAGCGCACATCGCGGTGCGGGCGGAACAGTTTTGGCGTGATCGCTTCGCCGGTGATTTCCGCAAGCGGCGCGCACATCTCGTCAAGCAAAGCCAGCGCGGGCACCTTCAGTTTGGTGTCGTATCCGTCTTTGTGTTCCTGCCACCAGTCGCGATTATTGTTTCTCGACAGCGCGGCGAAAAAGCTGCGCGCATCGGCGATCAGGCTGGCATAAGGGTCTGACATGGGGGCACCTTTGGGTTATGGACCTGCCCCAGCTTTGGCCCTAAGCATGGCTGATGCAAGCCCCTGTCCACACACAACCAGCGCAAACTTATCGCGCGCATGTCACGCGGCTGTTGGCCCTTGGCTTGCCACTTGTGGGCGCGAGCGTGGCAGGTTTTTCGATCCATATGACCGACACGATCATGCTGGGCTGGTATGATGTGACAGCGCTGGCGGCGGCCACGATCGCCACCTCGATCTGGTTCGTGATCTTCATCGTCGGTGCGGGTTTTGGGTATGCGGTCGTGCCGCTGGCCGCCGCCGCCGCCGAGGAAGGCGACGAGGTGCGCGCCCGGCGGATCACCCGCATGGCCCTCTGGCTTAGCGCGGCATATGGTGTGCTGGCGGTCGGGCTGTTGTGGTGGGCCGAGGAAATCATGTTGGCCATCGGCCAAACGCCGGTCGTGGCCGTTGAATCCGAAAAATATCTGCGCATTGCCGTCTTCGGGATGTTTCCGGCGCTGGCCGCGCAGGTGCTGCGCTCGTTTCTGGGGGCGTTGCATCTGACGGCGGTGCAGCTTTGGATTACGCTGGTGGCCCTGGTTTGCAACGCGGTGGTGAACTATGCGCTGATTTTTGGTAATCTGGGCGCGCCGGAACTGGGAATACGCGGGGCGGCGATTGCCTCGGTGATCATCCAGGTGGTGCAACTCGTAGCATTGATCGCCTATGTGCAGTGGAAACGCCCCGATTACAGCCTGTTCCAACGCATCTGGAAAAGCGACTGGGAGGCCTTGCGCGAGGTGTTCGCGCTTGGCCTGCCCATCGGCATCACTTCATTGGCCGAAAGCGGCTTGTTCACCGGCAGCGCGATCATGATGGGCTGGATCGGCGAAATCGAACTGGCCGCCCACGGTATCGCCCTGC
This portion of the Octadecabacter sp. SW4 genome encodes:
- a CDS encoding MATE family efflux transporter, with product MQAPVHTQPAQTYRAHVTRLLALGLPLVGASVAGFSIHMTDTIMLGWYDVTALAAATIATSIWFVIFIVGAGFGYAVVPLAAAAAEEGDEVRARRITRMALWLSAAYGVLAVGLLWWAEEIMLAIGQTPVVAVESEKYLRIAVFGMFPALAAQVLRSFLGALHLTAVQLWITLVALVCNAVVNYALIFGNLGAPELGIRGAAIASVIIQVVQLVALIAYVQWKRPDYSLFQRIWKSDWEALREVFALGLPIGITSLAESGLFTGSAIMMGWIGEIELAAHGIALQLTAFMFMFHVGMSQAATIRAGGHYGRRDEQALRMGAISAFAVSTVFGVIVVALFLLIPGTLVSLFIDPSEPQRDALLGLGVTLVMLAALFQFVDSAQIVALSLLRGVQDTAVPMWLAGVSYWVIGMPVSYLLAFTLDFGPNGLWLGLTVGLGCAALLLGWRFWVRSVHIR
- a CDS encoding VOC family protein, which encodes MAATSGMNHLGLTVADLDASTAFFAQALGWEVLARDDTYPRTTVSDGAMRLTLWQAHPEPEIVAFARRTNVGLHHLAMTVESEARLNDLAQTLRDYPGVTIEFMPELVGQGPRRHMIFTDPGGLRLELIWDGAD
- a CDS encoding DUF2461 domain-containing protein gives rise to the protein MSDPYASLIADARSFFAALSRNNNRDWWQEHKDGYDTKLKVPALALLDEMCAPLAEITGEAITPKLFRPHRDVRFSKDKTPYNTHLHMMWSVAGGGRQDPVFFFGIAPEYVTVGAGMMGFDKPVLEDWRKFVDLDGARVAGIIAGVAAHGYAPRAPDLKRVPPAFAADHPQGELLKYKGFVMSGNLPRMGAVNSDLRAAFTQLWPLNDLLLSIAAA